A single window of Metallosphaera hakonensis JCM 8857 = DSM 7519 DNA harbors:
- a CDS encoding thiamine-phosphate synthase family protein, whose amino-acid sequence MDDVERREVLIDLEKAVRIFTSNEKSHILIPEVRTNIGYALTNPSGIQDVAAIPGRITVAFGKAVYCLPPAFGASDHIARVILTAMKYDKSIRSAMNIALYPQFFKLNAYIFDRSKEPNFQKPVEGKTMNFMIDSAVRETGGVPEFIIDKGDFGKEPGMFVLGKNPNDVITKALQLLSLL is encoded by the coding sequence ATGGATGACGTAGAAAGAAGGGAAGTCTTAATTGATTTGGAAAAGGCTGTAAGGATCTTTACATCCAACGAGAAGTCCCATATTCTTATTCCTGAAGTCAGGACTAACATTGGATACGCTCTAACTAACCCAAGTGGCATTCAAGACGTTGCCGCGATTCCAGGAAGAATCACTGTAGCCTTTGGAAAAGCCGTGTACTGTTTGCCGCCTGCTTTTGGAGCGTCAGATCATATAGCCAGGGTGATCCTAACAGCAATGAAGTATGACAAATCCATTAGAAGCGCAATGAATATCGCGCTCTATCCTCAATTTTTTAAATTAAATGCGTATATTTTTGATAGATCAAAGGAACCAAACTTTCAGAAGCCTGTCGAGGGGAAAACAATGAATTTCATGATAGATAGCGCGGTCAGGGAGACGGGAGGTGTGCCGGAGTTCATTATTGACAAAGGAGATTTCGGCAAAGAACCAGGTATGTTCGTTCTTGGAAAGAATCCAAACGATGTAATAACCAAGGCCCTTCAACTTCTATCACTGTTATGA
- a CDS encoding DUF3211 domain-containing protein, translating into MEKTFNVKINNDKNTVWKVLSDPSFVLPRLFPPIKGVSVQGTSYDCEGKYLLMKFFVHGTVLVKEDIVYTFYLSSGGGKGNGRLTFKVSDGEVEVTLKYEGWMEMVSGTISVGRWFSEFAEKLDDEITRYRKVKI; encoded by the coding sequence ATGGAAAAAACATTTAATGTCAAAATTAATAATGATAAAAACACGGTCTGGAAAGTTCTCAGCGATCCTTCATTTGTTTTACCTAGACTTTTCCCTCCAATAAAAGGCGTAAGTGTTCAGGGAACATCCTATGATTGTGAGGGGAAGTATCTTTTGATGAAGTTCTTTGTTCATGGAACCGTCTTAGTTAAAGAAGATATAGTTTACACGTTCTATCTTTCTTCTGGAGGAGGTAAGGGAAATGGAAGGCTTACCTTCAAAGTCAGTGATGGGGAAGTTGAGGTCACGCTTAAATACGAGGGATGGATGGAGATGGTTTCTGGAACTATCTCCGTAGGTAGATGGTTTTCTGAGTTCGCGGAGAAACTTGATGACGAGATAACAAGATATCGGAAGGTAAAAATTTGA
- the taw21 gene encoding tRNA 4-demethylwyosine(37)-methyltransferase Taw21: protein MSSEQRGQLWKRIEIVGDLAIIPIPFQYDIETLRRYAEEVMSKTKVKAVWGRKRDVSGIFRLPTYIHLAGENRSDTIYREHGCSFYLDVRKVFFSEKLSYEHRRIAEKVRPGEKVANLFSGFGPISILAYKIRRPKIVYSIDINPYAYYFMMANVELNSAYGVLPIYGDAFSRLTELEEMDRIISPLPERDQDAYNLAMSRLKPGGHLHLFAEVEVSRGENPVEKAMLRFPNSIEGRVVRSTNPGKYHVILDIVKL from the coding sequence ATGAGTTCGGAGCAAAGAGGACAACTTTGGAAAAGAATTGAAATAGTCGGAGATTTGGCAATAATTCCGATCCCTTTCCAGTACGACATCGAGACGTTGAGACGTTACGCCGAGGAAGTAATGAGCAAGACCAAGGTTAAGGCAGTATGGGGGAGGAAAAGAGACGTCTCAGGAATTTTCAGGCTACCCACATATATTCACCTTGCTGGAGAGAATAGGAGTGATACCATATATAGGGAACACGGGTGTTCCTTTTACCTTGATGTAAGAAAAGTGTTCTTTTCAGAAAAGTTATCCTACGAACACAGAAGGATAGCGGAGAAAGTTAGGCCCGGTGAGAAAGTTGCTAACCTCTTCTCTGGGTTCGGCCCCATCTCAATTTTAGCCTATAAAATCAGACGACCCAAAATAGTCTACTCCATAGACATAAATCCATATGCGTACTATTTTATGATGGCTAACGTGGAACTTAACTCAGCGTATGGAGTTCTTCCTATTTACGGAGATGCTTTCTCCAGATTGACCGAGCTTGAGGAGATGGATAGGATAATATCGCCTTTACCTGAAAGGGATCAAGACGCCTATAACTTAGCTATGTCTAGGCTGAAGCCGGGCGGACATCTCCACCTTTTCGCCGAGGTTGAAGTTTCGCGAGGCGAGAATCCTGTCGAAAAGGCCATGTTAAGGTTTCCGAACTCAATCGAGGGAAGGGTGGTCAGAAGCACTAACCCTGGGAAGTATCACGTCATTTTAGACATTGTGAAATTATAA
- a CDS encoding amidohydrolase family protein, whose amino-acid sequence MKILIKAGMFYGKSSVLRNVYVGVEGSRVVSVSREEPEDFEDAELVIGGKDRILSAGFVSTHTLLSLYPFRYSIISGKMNPNDLVSTMTQNDVYHLALMGAYHLLRVGVTSAVTADPYPESVARAMIKVGIRPIMAVGVGCGWGPSDWKREFKILSERWRGGDTRVVLKICQQEELEEVISVSQESKVPVLVDRTVDLSRKFPRNAIAMGGGSRSDMDVVKSNGLGLSFLPSVEVCKFTLGAYSPSLSLDLSLRYDPRAELGFAVSRLLLTPEEAYKSGTEWGYNQLFMKYPLDIGSTPDLTIFQVNEPPFYPLDERSPYETLIFSTGIPETVIVAGEPVVDGTVPLNVGIKDVEEVQEIINEFGAKRTTLEKN is encoded by the coding sequence TTGAAGATCCTAATAAAGGCTGGAATGTTTTACGGCAAATCAAGTGTCCTGAGAAACGTCTACGTTGGAGTAGAGGGTTCCAGAGTAGTCTCTGTTTCAAGGGAGGAGCCTGAGGATTTTGAAGATGCTGAATTGGTTATAGGGGGCAAGGACAGAATATTGTCAGCGGGGTTTGTTTCTACCCATACTTTACTTTCACTGTATCCTTTTAGATATTCAATTATATCTGGAAAAATGAACCCAAACGATCTAGTCTCCACTATGACACAAAACGACGTCTACCATCTCGCGCTCATGGGGGCGTATCACTTGCTCAGAGTTGGAGTCACCAGCGCAGTTACTGCAGACCCTTACCCAGAAAGTGTAGCTAGGGCTATGATTAAGGTTGGAATCAGGCCCATAATGGCGGTAGGCGTTGGATGCGGGTGGGGACCCTCGGACTGGAAAAGGGAGTTTAAGATCCTCAGCGAGAGATGGAGGGGAGGTGATACAAGGGTTGTATTAAAGATCTGTCAGCAAGAGGAACTGGAGGAAGTAATCTCAGTTTCTCAAGAATCCAAAGTTCCTGTGCTCGTTGATAGAACCGTAGATCTATCAAGGAAGTTCCCTAGAAACGCCATAGCCATGGGCGGAGGTTCAAGGAGTGATATGGACGTAGTGAAAAGTAACGGACTTGGACTCTCCTTCCTTCCCTCAGTGGAAGTATGCAAGTTCACTTTGGGAGCTTACTCTCCCTCCCTATCCCTGGATCTGAGCCTAAGATATGACCCTAGAGCCGAGCTGGGCTTCGCCGTGTCCAGGTTGCTCCTGACTCCAGAGGAGGCATATAAATCAGGTACAGAGTGGGGTTATAACCAGCTCTTCATGAAATATCCTCTTGATATAGGATCTACCCCCGATCTAACTATTTTCCAGGTAAATGAACCTCCTTTCTACCCATTAGATGAGAGATCCCCCTATGAGACCTTAATTTTCTCCACAGGGATACCTGAGACCGTCATAGTCGCAGGAGAGCCTGTGGTTGATGGTACGGTTCCTCTTAACGTTGGGATTAAGGACGTAGAAGAAGTTCAGGAGATCATCAATGAGTTCGGAGCAAAGAGGACAACTTTGGAAAAGAATTGA